In Magnolia sinica isolate HGM2019 chromosome 12, MsV1, whole genome shotgun sequence, a single genomic region encodes these proteins:
- the LOC131221285 gene encoding uncharacterized protein LOC131221285 — translation MSPLQKQYYKWILERNFHNLNKGVRRNQIGLAMSPLSNNSLFLEYSFAAQVWKLTACDLCEIARNSAHQSRFSHAAKVKEASQLIAVTTRTTIVHGDELIVITTSPYEQAAFGFKTDWRDRLHIHHAQEHFEEVYLHSRSSDSNCRIFIWHKPPR, via the exons ATGTCTCCCCTTCAGAAACA GTATTACAAGTGGATTTTAGAACGTAACTTTCATAACCTGAACAAAGGAGTCCGCAGAAATCAG ATTGGATTGGCGATGTCTCCATTGAGCAACAACTCCTTGTTTCTGGAATATAGTTTTGCCGCACAG GTATGGAAGCTCACTGCTTGTGATCTCTGTGAGATAGCAAGAAATTCAGCTCATCAATCTAGATTTTCCCATGCAGCAAAG GTGAAAGAAGCAAGCCAACTTATAGCAGTCACAACAAGGACAACAATTGTGCACGGCGATGAACTCATTGTCATCACAACAAGCCCCTATGAGCAAGCAGCATTTGGTTTTAAAACTGATTGGC GAGACaggctacacatacatcatgcccaAGAACATTTTGAAGAAGTTTATTTGCATAGCAGATCTTCGGACTCAAATTGCAGGATATTTATATGGCATAAGCCCCCCAGATAA